A genomic region of Solidesulfovibrio sp. contains the following coding sequences:
- the gmk gene encoding guanylate kinase: MPAKRLGLMFVICAPSGTGKSTLIRRLCAEFPSLSFSVSATTRPPRPGEADGVDYHFLDRQAFLDWRDTGRLAEWAEVHGNFYGTPVEPVRQALAGGRDVLFDIDIQGAAQLRQSLGAGAYVFVLPPSRAELSRRLSGRGTDSPEVVAARLAAAPKEIAAAPLFDYWVENDGLEAAYDDLRAVYMAERRRPRYHPQLLPELLHQWEAAI, encoded by the coding sequence ATGCCGGCTAAGCGCCTGGGCCTCATGTTCGTCATCTGCGCCCCGTCCGGAACGGGCAAGTCCACGTTGATCCGGCGGCTGTGCGCCGAATTCCCGAGCCTGTCGTTTTCCGTGTCCGCCACCACCCGCCCCCCGCGCCCCGGGGAGGCGGACGGCGTGGACTACCATTTCCTCGACCGGCAGGCCTTCCTCGACTGGCGCGACACCGGCAGGCTGGCCGAATGGGCCGAGGTCCACGGCAACTTCTACGGCACGCCGGTGGAGCCCGTGCGCCAGGCCCTGGCCGGCGGGCGCGACGTGCTCTTCGACATCGACATCCAGGGCGCGGCCCAACTGCGCCAGAGCCTGGGGGCCGGGGCCTACGTGTTCGTCCTGCCGCCGTCGCGCGCCGAGCTGTCGCGGCGCCTGTCCGGCCGGGGCACGGATTCGCCCGAGGTGGTGGCGGCCAGGCTCGCCGCCGCGCCCAAGGAAATCGCCGCCGCGCCCCTTTTCGACTACTGGGTGGAAAACGACGGCCTGGAGGCGGCCTACGACGACCTGCGCGCCGTGTACATGGCCGAACGCCGCCGGCCGCGCTACCACCCGCAACTGCTGCCGGAACTCCTCCACCAGTGGGAAGCGGCCATCTGA
- a CDS encoding tetratricopeptide repeat protein, translating to MAMSPDPSQAPRRPSGKADDDLAKRDRIKGIFSTQAIQKVGTGTTTRRTIQKMYWFVEEDAEHSLEIQPLNKNYVPSGPKRRIGLEELLEKFSPEPEFYISTVYPRLRELNMVIQKGERHREKGEIFSAELEFGQALAVDEENIRANFGLGLTYLDRGEANKADDIFQRLVRLDAAFEKEHKHLFNEFGMNLRKNKMLDQALTYYQRAETLAVRDDHLMFNIARAFFDKKDYARTVEYLRKALELNPEHAESRRFVAFLEEKGLTKAAAAPAPGQDAATPPPGDDQDP from the coding sequence ATCGCCATGAGCCCAGATCCATCCCAAGCCCCGCGCCGCCCTTCCGGAAAGGCCGACGACGACCTCGCCAAGCGCGACCGCATCAAGGGCATCTTTTCCACCCAGGCCATCCAGAAGGTGGGCACCGGCACCACGACCCGGCGCACCATCCAGAAGATGTACTGGTTCGTGGAGGAGGACGCGGAGCATTCCCTGGAGATCCAGCCCCTCAACAAGAACTACGTGCCGTCGGGCCCCAAGCGGCGCATCGGTTTGGAGGAGCTGCTGGAAAAGTTCTCGCCCGAGCCGGAGTTCTACATCTCCACGGTCTACCCGCGCCTGCGCGAGCTCAACATGGTCATCCAGAAGGGCGAGCGGCACCGGGAAAAGGGCGAGATCTTCAGCGCCGAACTGGAATTCGGCCAGGCGCTGGCCGTGGACGAGGAGAACATCCGGGCCAACTTCGGCCTGGGCCTGACCTACCTCGACCGGGGCGAGGCCAACAAGGCCGACGACATCTTCCAGCGCCTGGTGCGCCTCGATGCCGCCTTTGAAAAGGAGCACAAGCACCTTTTCAACGAATTCGGCATGAACCTGCGCAAAAACAAGATGCTCGACCAGGCCCTGACCTACTACCAGCGGGCCGAGACCCTGGCCGTGCGCGACGACCACCTGATGTTCAACATCGCCCGGGCCTTTTTCGACAAGAAAGACTACGCCCGGACCGTGGAATACCTGCGCAAGGCCCTGGAACTCAATCCCGAGCACGCCGAATCCCGCCGGTTCGTCGCCTTCCTCGAAGAAAAGGGCCTGACCAAGGCCGCGGCCGCCCCGGCCCCCGGCCAGGATGCCGCCACGCCCCCCCCCGGGGACGACCAGGACCCATGA
- a CDS encoding HDOD domain-containing protein, which yields MSQERGQRFLLTLPSVQNDLPYSPALLTRLFRLTGEDGLSPLDAIAAAVAEDQGLTTRLLAMANSAYYGLQAQVATVSRAVAVLGLREVRALVLALGMRGLADVRPLPPGFSQQRFLTHQATVAAAAMALARESGAMAPDDAFTAGLLHDLGKLITALYRPEDWQAQAEAAKALSLPWHEAEERHWGLDHGLIGAMVLRSWNLPDSLTEPVNWHHAPQAAPGDPRPCRLIGLADALAHGLAGTPRPDIAAEASLSAGLGLSPEQALAATATALAGRDVASLAAALA from the coding sequence ATGAGCCAGGAACGCGGCCAACGCTTCCTGCTGACGCTGCCTTCGGTCCAAAACGACCTGCCCTACTCGCCGGCGCTGCTCACGCGCCTTTTCCGCCTGACGGGCGAGGACGGCCTGTCGCCCCTGGACGCCATCGCCGCGGCCGTTGCCGAGGACCAGGGCCTGACCACGCGCCTTCTGGCCATGGCCAACTCCGCCTACTACGGGCTCCAGGCGCAGGTGGCCACGGTTTCCCGGGCCGTGGCCGTGCTGGGGCTGCGCGAGGTCCGGGCGTTGGTGCTGGCGCTGGGCATGCGGGGGCTGGCCGATGTCCGGCCGCTGCCGCCGGGTTTTTCCCAGCAGCGGTTCCTGACGCACCAGGCCACCGTGGCCGCGGCGGCCATGGCCCTGGCCCGGGAAAGCGGCGCCATGGCCCCCGACGACGCCTTCACCGCCGGGCTGCTCCACGACCTCGGCAAGCTCATCACCGCCCTCTACCGCCCCGAGGACTGGCAGGCCCAGGCCGAGGCGGCAAAGGCCCTGTCCCTCCCCTGGCACGAGGCCGAGGAGCGCCACTGGGGCCTGGACCACGGGCTCATCGGCGCCATGGTCCTGCGCTCCTGGAACCTGCCCGACAGCCTGACCGAACCCGTCAACTGGCACCATGCGCCCCAGGCCGCCCCGGGCGATCCCCGGCCCTGCCGGCTGATCGGCCTGGCCGACGCCCTGGCCCATGGGCTCGCCGGGACGCCCCGGCCGGACATCGCCGCCGAGGCGTCCCTGTCGGCCGGGCTCGGCCTGTCGCCCGAACAGGCCTTGGCCGCGACCGCCACGGCGCTGGCCGGGCGCGACGTCGCCTCCCTGGCCGCCGCCCTGGCCTGA
- the recJ gene encoding single-stranded-DNA-specific exonuclease RecJ, protein MRKTWIYPPQSGADIGGLADGLGISPAVAGLLYRRGLTTAEAMDAYLSPGLRRLMPPAAIAGLTEAAGLLARALDARKTVAVWGDYDVDGVTGTAVLVDFLRARGHAPLWRLPVRADEGYGLNVAGIEELAAAGAEVLVTVDCGIGGLAEVARARELGLAVIVTDHHLPGPELPPADVVVDPKLADGPGFDLAGVGVAFFLAAAVNRLLPGEAYDVRRLLDLVALGTLADVVPLGGQNRVLAKNGMLLLAEAARPGIHALKEVCGHNPKAALSASQITFGLAPRINAAGRMGRPDDALALLLAPDLDTARPLAAALDAENARRRAEEDAILAEALAQAEACPGRFGLTLFAPHWHQGVIGIVASRVAERRNRPTLILTEDAAKGRLKGSGRSIAGCDLHGLLTEIADVLASFGGHAQAAGLSIAPGDLSRLTEAFDAAAARAIGPQVAPPSLSLDGELSFGEVTATLVREIGLLEPFGCGNPEPLFASPPVSVVSQRFFGENHVAVSLRDATAGVTFRGKAWRMADVIGAQPAGRAVRVAYTPKMSYFSGVPEIELRLRDIGEASPQALKKFNV, encoded by the coding sequence GTGCGCAAGACCTGGATCTATCCGCCGCAAAGCGGCGCGGACATCGGCGGCCTGGCCGACGGCCTGGGCATCTCCCCGGCCGTGGCCGGGCTGCTGTACCGGCGCGGCCTGACCACAGCCGAAGCCATGGACGCCTACCTCTCGCCGGGGCTTCGCCGGCTCATGCCGCCGGCGGCCATTGCCGGGCTCACCGAGGCGGCGGGGCTGCTGGCCCGGGCCCTGGACGCCCGAAAGACCGTGGCCGTGTGGGGCGATTACGACGTGGACGGCGTCACGGGCACGGCGGTGCTGGTGGACTTCCTGCGCGCGCGCGGCCACGCCCCCCTGTGGCGGCTGCCGGTGCGGGCCGACGAGGGCTACGGCCTCAACGTGGCCGGCATCGAGGAACTGGCCGCGGCCGGGGCCGAGGTGCTCGTCACCGTGGACTGCGGCATCGGCGGCCTGGCCGAGGTGGCCCGGGCCAGGGAACTGGGCCTGGCGGTCATCGTCACCGACCACCACCTGCCCGGCCCCGAGCTGCCGCCGGCCGACGTGGTGGTCGACCCCAAGCTGGCCGACGGGCCGGGCTTCGACCTGGCCGGCGTGGGCGTGGCCTTTTTCCTGGCCGCCGCCGTCAACCGGCTCCTGCCGGGCGAAGCCTACGACGTGCGCCGCCTGCTCGACCTGGTCGCCCTGGGCACCCTGGCCGACGTGGTGCCCCTTGGCGGCCAGAACCGCGTCCTGGCCAAAAACGGCATGCTGCTTCTGGCCGAGGCGGCGCGCCCGGGCATCCATGCCCTCAAGGAAGTCTGCGGCCACAACCCCAAGGCGGCGCTTTCCGCCTCGCAGATCACCTTCGGCCTGGCCCCGCGCATCAATGCCGCCGGCCGCATGGGCCGCCCCGACGACGCCCTGGCCCTGCTGCTCGCCCCGGACCTGGACACGGCCCGGCCCCTGGCCGCCGCCCTGGACGCCGAAAACGCCCGCCGCCGGGCCGAGGAGGACGCCATCCTGGCCGAGGCCCTGGCCCAGGCCGAGGCCTGCCCCGGCCGCTTCGGCCTGACCCTTTTCGCCCCCCACTGGCACCAGGGGGTCATCGGCATCGTGGCCTCGCGGGTGGCCGAGCGGCGCAACCGGCCCACGCTCATCCTCACCGAGGACGCGGCCAAGGGCCGGCTCAAGGGTTCGGGCCGGTCCATCGCCGGCTGCGACCTGCACGGACTTTTAACGGAGATCGCCGACGTGCTGGCCTCCTTCGGCGGCCACGCCCAGGCGGCCGGGCTGTCCATCGCCCCGGGCGACCTGTCCCGGCTGACCGAGGCCTTCGACGCGGCGGCGGCCCGGGCCATCGGCCCGCAGGTTGCGCCGCCGAGCCTGTCCCTGGACGGCGAACTGTCCTTCGGCGAGGTCACGGCGACGCTGGTGCGCGAGATCGGCCTGCTCGAACCCTTCGGCTGCGGCAATCCCGAACCCCTGTTCGCCTCGCCGCCGGTGTCGGTGGTTTCACAGCGTTTTTTCGGCGAGAACCATGTGGCCGTTTCGCTTCGCGACGCGACGGCCGGCGTGACCTTTCGCGGCAAGGCCTGGCGCATGGCCGACGTGATCGGGGCGCAACCGGCCGGGCGCGCGGTGCGCGTGGCCTATACGCCAAAAATGTCATATTTTTCCGGAGTGCCGGAAATCGAGCTGCGACTGCGCGACATTGGGGAAGCCTCGCCTCAAGCATTAAAAAAATTTAATGTATGA
- a CDS encoding outer membrane homotrimeric porin, which produces MKRFAILAIAAALLLGSAMTASAATEVKMVGDAFVYGTFNANQNFTGWSTGSWDDNTGAYTGAGKQTEDRFQIWERFRLRTDFVANEAVKFRLGIKVEDTWGHGTLTAANPAVSIAVYQAFLQFKLPDCNVEVTAGLQDFSLPANAFFTDSVVFGGDRAAALTINAPINENFSVIAAYTRMLDKNRTYDTTTTQVGDELDAYVLALPITLPGFKVTPWGTIAVAGKSANYFTAGSYGPNSTFADSLLSAGTFVTPAGFRNNQNAYWWAGGTFEVTALDPVKFYADVIYGSGNQADRKKDQRYGWFVDFGAEYTGWDVLTPQIFGWWSTGEDKSTRNGSERMPSILSNWGPGNSFLFDCSQELLKQGNMGVNPIGSYGLGASLNNISFIEKLSNRVTFVYLRGNNSPSAIRYLNTYMGSNPYFTMGRDLTTNEYVMGANIDTTYQIYENLAAVMETGWAHGQFQTSVWGHRLAQKSREGDAWKVAFGLTYKF; this is translated from the coding sequence ATGAAACGTTTTGCGATTTTGGCCATTGCGGCCGCCCTGCTGCTGGGCTCCGCCATGACCGCGTCCGCCGCCACCGAGGTGAAGATGGTCGGCGACGCCTTCGTCTATGGCACGTTCAACGCCAACCAGAACTTCACCGGCTGGAGCACGGGCTCCTGGGACGACAACACGGGCGCCTACACCGGCGCCGGCAAGCAGACCGAGGACCGTTTCCAGATCTGGGAACGCTTCCGCCTGCGCACCGACTTCGTGGCCAACGAGGCCGTGAAGTTCCGCCTGGGCATCAAGGTGGAAGACACCTGGGGTCACGGCACCCTGACCGCCGCCAACCCGGCCGTGTCCATCGCCGTGTACCAGGCCTTCCTGCAGTTCAAGCTGCCGGATTGCAACGTCGAGGTGACCGCCGGCCTGCAGGACTTCTCCCTGCCGGCCAACGCCTTCTTCACCGACTCCGTGGTGTTCGGCGGCGACCGGGCCGCCGCCCTGACCATCAACGCCCCGATCAACGAGAATTTCTCGGTGATCGCGGCCTACACGCGCATGCTGGACAAGAACCGGACCTACGACACCACGACCACCCAGGTCGGCGATGAGCTGGATGCCTACGTCCTGGCCCTGCCCATCACCCTGCCCGGTTTCAAGGTGACCCCCTGGGGCACCATCGCCGTGGCCGGCAAGTCCGCCAACTACTTCACGGCCGGCTCCTACGGCCCCAACTCGACCTTCGCCGACAGCCTGCTGTCCGCCGGCACCTTCGTGACCCCGGCCGGCTTCCGCAACAACCAGAACGCCTACTGGTGGGCCGGCGGCACCTTCGAAGTGACCGCGCTCGACCCGGTGAAGTTCTATGCCGACGTGATCTACGGTTCCGGCAACCAGGCCGACCGCAAGAAGGATCAGCGCTATGGCTGGTTCGTCGACTTCGGCGCCGAGTACACCGGCTGGGACGTCCTGACCCCGCAGATCTTCGGCTGGTGGTCCACCGGCGAAGACAAGTCCACCCGCAACGGCTCCGAGCGTATGCCCTCGATCCTGTCCAACTGGGGTCCGGGCAACAGCTTCCTGTTCGACTGCTCCCAGGAGCTGCTCAAGCAGGGCAACATGGGCGTCAACCCCATCGGTTCCTACGGCCTGGGCGCTTCGCTCAACAACATCTCGTTCATCGAGAAGCTGAGCAACCGGGTGACCTTCGTCTACCTGCGCGGCAACAACTCGCCCAGCGCCATCCGCTACCTGAACACCTACATGGGCAGCAACCCGTACTTCACCATGGGTCGCGACCTGACCACCAACGAGTACGTCATGGGCGCCAACATCGACACGACCTATCAGATCTACGAGAACCTGGCCGCCGTCATGGAGACCGGCTGGGCTCACGGCCAGTTCCAGACCAGCGTCTGGGGCCACCGCCTGGCCCAGAAGTCGCGTGAAGGCGACGCCTGGAAGGTCGCTTTCGGCCTGACGTACAAGTTCTAG
- a CDS encoding outer membrane homotrimeric porin, with protein sequence MKRILTIALVAVFALGAFASAQAATEVKMTGDARIYGVFFAQHNYTGWNNASWTSNTPTWSGAGKKTEDRFEIWERFRLRTDFVASEAVKFRLGIKVEDTWGHGTLTAANPDAATSIAVYQAFLQFKWPGCNIEITAGLQDIDLPISKMFYGNPVFGGDRIAALTINAPLIDNTLGLLAGFGRLIDTNRTYDTTSTQVADELDAYFLALPITLEGFKATPWAVLAVAGKNAGYFTTGASTFNSQSYAENLVSGGTFMTPALWKNDQNVYWWAGSSIEVTALDPVKFYADVIYGAGAQADRKKSKREGWFLDFGVEYTGWDVLTPKIFGWWSTGEDHGNRNGSERMPQLRPNWGPGNSFLFDDSQELAKNSNMGMNPVGAYGIGASLDNMSFIEKLTHRLTYTYIHGNNNPSAIRVLNTTMGSNPYFVMGRDLTSNEFAMGVNFDTKYMIYENLAAVLETGWAHGQYQTSVWGHRLAEKSRSGDAWKVAFGLTYKF encoded by the coding sequence ATGAAACGCATTCTGACCATCGCTCTGGTCGCGGTGTTCGCCCTCGGCGCCTTCGCCAGCGCCCAGGCGGCCACCGAAGTCAAGATGACCGGCGACGCCCGCATCTACGGCGTCTTCTTCGCCCAGCACAACTACACCGGCTGGAACAACGCGTCCTGGACGTCCAACACCCCGACGTGGTCCGGGGCCGGCAAAAAGACCGAAGACCGCTTCGAGATCTGGGAACGCTTCCGCCTGCGCACCGACTTCGTGGCCAGCGAGGCCGTGAAGTTCCGCTTGGGCATCAAGGTGGAAGACACCTGGGGCCACGGCACCCTGACCGCCGCCAACCCGGATGCCGCCACGTCCATCGCCGTGTACCAGGCCTTCCTGCAGTTCAAGTGGCCCGGCTGCAACATCGAAATCACCGCCGGCCTCCAGGACATCGACCTGCCCATCAGCAAGATGTTCTACGGCAACCCGGTCTTCGGTGGCGACCGTATCGCCGCCCTGACCATCAATGCCCCGCTGATCGACAACACCCTGGGGCTGTTGGCCGGTTTCGGTCGCCTCATCGACACCAACCGCACCTACGACACCACCAGCACCCAGGTGGCCGATGAGCTCGACGCCTACTTCCTGGCCCTGCCCATCACCCTGGAAGGCTTCAAGGCCACGCCGTGGGCCGTGCTGGCCGTGGCCGGCAAGAACGCCGGCTACTTCACCACCGGCGCCTCGACCTTCAACTCCCAGAGCTACGCCGAAAACCTGGTTTCCGGCGGCACCTTCATGACCCCGGCCCTGTGGAAGAACGACCAGAACGTGTACTGGTGGGCCGGCAGCTCCATCGAAGTCACCGCCCTTGATCCCGTCAAGTTCTATGCCGACGTGATCTACGGCGCCGGCGCCCAGGCCGACCGCAAGAAGAGCAAGCGCGAAGGCTGGTTCCTCGACTTCGGCGTCGAGTACACCGGCTGGGACGTGCTGACCCCGAAGATCTTCGGCTGGTGGTCCACCGGCGAGGATCATGGCAACCGCAACGGTTCCGAGCGCATGCCCCAGCTGCGCCCCAACTGGGGTCCGGGCAACAGCTTCCTGTTTGACGACAGCCAGGAACTGGCCAAGAACTCCAACATGGGTATGAACCCGGTCGGCGCCTACGGTATCGGCGCTTCGCTGGACAACATGTCCTTTATCGAAAAGCTGACCCACCGCCTGACCTACACCTACATCCACGGCAACAACAACCCGTCGGCCATCCGCGTCCTCAACACGACCATGGGCAGCAACCCCTACTTCGTGATGGGCCGCGACCTGACCTCCAACGAGTTCGCCATGGGTGTGAACTTCGACACCAAGTACATGATCTATGAGAACCTGGCCGCCGTCCTCGAGACCGGCTGGGCCCACGGCCAGTACCAGACCAGCGTCTGGGGCCATCGCCTGGCTGAGAAGTCCCGTTCCGGCGACGCCTGGAAGGTGGCCTTCGGCCTGACCTACAAGTTCTAA
- a CDS encoding tetratricopeptide repeat-containing serine protease family protein — MRRVAGSGLAWPTLVLAALLGAWPGGARADFDEALKAYGRGDDAAALRELAPLVRAGSPSALCLLGAMREAGRGGPRDAAEAARLYRRAADGGNVPALVALAELTLRGDGLPQSDARAGELLSRAAQKGSARALYLLGAMRLDNRGGPAADAPRYLRRAVAAGSAQAALTLGELLLAGRLVPRDPAEAYRLALEAKPAGPGEAALRPRLDALAEAARKQLDPTVALAVAAKAGKTAGPDRPPKDAAADRLATGTGFVVSRLGHVLTCAHVVEGCGRIVARVGGKGLVAGLVRVDRQNDLALLVLTPAPPRALTFREGEAVAAGEPVFAAGYPGRAAISGQLRITAGRTRTLAEEAGPRGGQAITADVLPGNSGGPLLDASGHVAGVVSARRDTARAREHLGDAPAEMGFVVPLATVKAFLSRGQTPTTSAPAGRRLDGAALDATASETVLPLFCLPKGR, encoded by the coding sequence GTGAGGCGGGTGGCCGGGTCGGGCCTGGCCTGGCCGACGCTGGTGCTCGCGGCGCTCCTCGGGGCCTGGCCCGGAGGAGCCCGGGCGGATTTCGACGAGGCGCTCAAAGCCTATGGCCGCGGCGACGACGCGGCCGCCTTGCGGGAACTGGCGCCCCTGGTCCGGGCCGGCAGCCCCTCGGCCCTGTGCCTGCTCGGGGCCATGCGCGAAGCCGGCCGGGGCGGCCCCCGCGACGCGGCCGAGGCGGCCAGGCTCTATCGCCGGGCGGCCGACGGCGGCAATGTCCCGGCCCTGGTCGCCTTGGCCGAGTTGACGCTTCGCGGCGACGGCCTGCCCCAAAGCGACGCCCGGGCCGGCGAGTTGCTGTCCCGGGCGGCGCAGAAAGGCTCGGCCAGGGCTTTGTACCTGCTCGGGGCCATGCGCCTGGACAACCGAGGCGGCCCGGCGGCCGACGCGCCGCGGTATCTGCGCCGGGCCGTGGCGGCCGGGTCGGCCCAGGCGGCCCTGACCCTGGGGGAGCTGCTCCTGGCCGGCCGCCTGGTTCCCCGCGATCCGGCCGAGGCCTACCGGCTGGCCCTGGAAGCCAAGCCCGCCGGGCCGGGCGAGGCGGCCCTGCGCCCCCGGCTGGACGCCCTGGCCGAGGCCGCCCGGAAACAGCTCGACCCGACCGTGGCCCTGGCCGTCGCCGCCAAGGCGGGGAAAACGGCCGGCCCGGACCGTCCCCCGAAGGACGCCGCGGCCGACCGCCTGGCCACGGGCACGGGGTTCGTGGTCAGCCGGCTGGGGCATGTGCTGACCTGCGCCCACGTGGTCGAAGGCTGCGGCCGCATCGTGGCCCGGGTCGGGGGCAAGGGCCTGGTGGCCGGGCTTGTGCGCGTGGACCGGCAAAACGACCTGGCCCTGCTCGTGCTGACCCCGGCGCCGCCGCGCGCTCTGACCTTTCGCGAGGGAGAGGCCGTGGCCGCGGGCGAGCCGGTCTTCGCCGCCGGCTATCCGGGGCGGGCGGCCATAAGCGGCCAACTGCGCATCACGGCCGGGCGCACCAGGACCCTGGCCGAGGAGGCCGGCCCGCGCGGCGGACAGGCCATCACCGCCGACGTGCTTCCCGGCAACAGCGGCGGGCCGCTCCTGGACGCCTCGGGCCATGTGGCCGGCGTGGTCTCGGCCCGGCGCGACACGGCCCGGGCCAGGGAGCACCTGGGCGACGCCCCGGCGGAGATGGGATTCGTGGTGCCCCTGGCCACGGTCAAGGCCTTCCTGTCCCGGGGGCAGACGCCGACGACCAGCGCCCCGGCCGGCCGCCGCCTCGACGGGGCGGCCCTGGACGCGACGGCCTCGGAGACGGTGCTGCCACTTTTCTGCCTGCCCAAGGGGCGCTGA